One window from the genome of Haloprofundus halobius encodes:
- the ilvA gene encoding threonine ammonia-lyase — protein MLSLSDVLAARERVNEVARHTPLEYSHTFSDMTGADVHLKLENFQRTGSFKIRGATNRIVTLSDEEKEAGVVTASAGNHAQGVALAATRAGVESTIVMPQYAPISKVKATERYGGDVVLSGVDYNDAQAKANEIEAAEDRTYVHAFDDEYVMAGQGTIGLEIVEDCPNLDTVVVPIGGGGLISGIATAIKAKKPDARVVGVQAEGASSVADSLQKGEIHELESVDTIADGIATRNVGTAPFEVIRERVDEVVTVSDEEIAVALMYLLERSKTLVEGAGAVALAALLSDTFDYEAGETIVPALCGGNIDLNTLTTVILRGLVETGRYLKIRTVLKDRPGALEDLIHIVAEQQANIYAIRHDRTSRDIGMSDTEVELDLEMRGPDHVEELLAGIRERGYEVEVLV, from the coding sequence ATGCTCTCTCTGTCGGACGTTCTGGCGGCCCGCGAGCGGGTGAACGAAGTCGCCCGTCACACGCCGCTGGAGTACTCGCACACGTTCTCGGATATGACCGGGGCGGACGTGCATCTGAAACTGGAGAACTTCCAGCGTACGGGGTCGTTCAAGATTCGCGGCGCGACGAACCGCATCGTGACGCTCTCGGACGAGGAAAAGGAGGCCGGTGTCGTCACCGCCAGCGCCGGTAATCACGCGCAGGGCGTCGCGCTCGCGGCCACTCGTGCGGGCGTCGAATCCACCATCGTGATGCCGCAGTACGCGCCCATCTCGAAGGTGAAAGCCACCGAACGCTACGGCGGCGACGTCGTGCTCTCGGGCGTCGACTACAACGACGCGCAGGCGAAGGCCAACGAGATAGAGGCGGCCGAGGACCGGACGTACGTCCACGCCTTCGACGACGAGTACGTGATGGCCGGGCAGGGCACCATCGGCCTCGAAATCGTCGAAGACTGCCCGAACCTCGACACCGTCGTCGTCCCCATCGGTGGCGGCGGCCTCATCTCCGGCATCGCCACGGCGATAAAAGCGAAGAAGCCCGACGCGCGCGTCGTCGGCGTTCAGGCCGAAGGTGCGTCGAGCGTCGCCGACTCCTTGCAGAAAGGCGAGATTCACGAGCTAGAGAGCGTCGACACCATCGCCGACGGTATCGCGACGCGAAACGTGGGCACGGCCCCGTTCGAGGTCATCCGCGAGCGCGTCGACGAGGTGGTCACCGTCTCCGACGAGGAGATCGCGGTCGCGCTGATGTATCTGCTCGAACGGAGCAAGACGCTCGTCGAGGGGGCGGGAGCCGTTGCGCTCGCGGCGCTGCTCTCGGACACGTTCGACTACGAGGCGGGCGAGACCATCGTTCCGGCGCTCTGCGGCGGCAACATCGACCTCAACACTCTCACGACGGTTATCCTCCGCGGACTGGTCGAAACCGGTCGCTACCTCAAGATTCGAACCGTGCTCAAGGACCGCCCGGGCGCGCTGGAGGATCTCATCCATATCGTCGCCGAGCAGCAGGCGAACATCTACGCCATCCGCCACGACCGGACCTCGCGCGACATCGGGATGAGTGACACCGAGGTGGAGTTGGATCTGGAGATGCGCGGCCCGGACCACGTCGAGGAACTGCTCGCCGGGATTCGCGAGCGGGGGTACGAAGTGGAAGTACTCGTCTGA
- a CDS encoding Rid family detoxifying hydrolase — protein sequence MKRIISTDDAPAAVGAYSQATTNGSLLFTAGQIPLTPDGELLDDADIAAQTEQSLDNVMAILAAEDADAGDVLKMTVFLGDIDDFDEMNETYATYFDEEPPARSAVEVANLPKGVGVEIEAIASVE from the coding sequence ATGAAGCGCATCATCAGCACGGACGACGCGCCCGCCGCCGTCGGCGCGTACAGTCAGGCGACGACCAACGGTTCTCTCCTCTTCACCGCGGGGCAGATTCCGCTGACCCCCGACGGCGAACTACTCGACGACGCCGACATCGCGGCGCAGACCGAGCAGTCGCTCGACAACGTCATGGCGATTCTCGCCGCCGAAGACGCTGATGCCGGAGACGTACTGAAGATGACGGTGTTCCTCGGCGACATCGACGACTTCGACGAGATGAACGAGACGTACGCCACGTACTTCGACGAGGAGCCGCCCGCGCGAAGCGCCGTCGAGGTCGCGAACCTCCCGAAGGGCGTCGGTGTCGAGATCGAGGCCATCGCGTCGGTGGAGTGA
- a CDS encoding gamma-glutamylcyclotransferase family protein, translated as MDVFVYGTLTDPERVAQVVDSYVFVGPARLSGLHPVSGRYPTLAPGGEVAGRLLRTDDVAALDRYEGVDAGLYVRVAVPRVAQVSASETDAVEGDDGNGERPDDVAVYVGDPERLDAEESVSWPGDGPLEARVRRYVVDHDVRIHELE; from the coding sequence ATGGATGTCTTCGTCTACGGGACGCTCACCGACCCCGAACGCGTCGCCCAAGTCGTCGATTCGTACGTCTTCGTCGGTCCCGCCCGACTCTCGGGACTACACCCCGTCTCCGGACGCTACCCGACGCTCGCTCCTGGCGGCGAAGTGGCGGGGCGACTGCTCCGCACCGACGACGTAGCGGCGCTCGACCGCTACGAGGGCGTCGACGCCGGACTGTACGTCCGCGTCGCGGTGCCGCGGGTTGCGCAGGTTTCCGCGAGCGAGACAGACGCTGTCGAAGGCGACGACGGAAACGGGGAACGCCCCGACGACGTGGCCGTGTACGTCGGCGACCCGGAGCGCCTCGACGCCGAGGAGTCCGTCTCGTGGCCGGGCGACGGTCCCCTCGAAGCGCGCGTCCGTCGATACGTCGTCGACCACGACGTGCGGATACACGAACTCGAATGA
- a CDS encoding PRC-barrel domain containing protein gives MSTLTSEDEGKVLVDAAGEKLGLVKSVEQNVAYVDPDPGITDAIMAVFGREDADTDDLAVEGEYIETVSEGEIRLRENV, from the coding sequence ATGTCAACGCTCACTTCCGAAGACGAGGGAAAAGTGCTGGTCGACGCCGCAGGCGAGAAACTCGGTCTCGTGAAATCCGTCGAGCAAAACGTCGCCTACGTCGACCCCGACCCAGGTATCACCGACGCGATTATGGCAGTCTTCGGCCGCGAAGACGCCGACACCGACGACTTGGCCGTCGAGGGAGAGTACATCGAGACGGTGAGCGAAGGCGAAATCCGCCTCCGAGAGAACGTCTGA
- a CDS encoding MATE family efflux transporter, with product MAEQTFRTLMRTTDVIVTALFSPAAVVAIGLADLYARFPLRIGLGLGGGAIALSSQDTGSGATASRDEAITQALLMGALTGIPFAVFGLLFGEWAISILGASERVAELGGEYLALVFATAPARHVALIGARSLQGTGDTRTPMYINVFANALNISGTAVLGLGLFGFPELRVFGVGIATAAANVVTAVLLLLAMWSSWSEASFARPRDPVIARQLVEVSVPRIAEGFVATLAEFPFNSLLLGFGTAVNAGFQIGRRMYQQVTGPLSRGYSVAASVVVGQALGDGDPDRARFEGWAVAALGVATVGVVGVLLLFGAGWFVRLFSEDPETVRYATNFARVYGLSGCVLVVFVALSGALQGASETRTPFLARASGMLGFFLGFSWVVGDVLGYGPVGAYLGIGLSYLWMALVVAWSFRRSDWASRAARMMAERGSAAEG from the coding sequence ATGGCCGAGCAGACGTTCCGGACGCTGATGCGGACGACGGACGTCATCGTGACGGCGCTGTTCTCGCCGGCGGCCGTCGTCGCCATCGGTCTCGCGGATCTCTACGCTCGGTTTCCCCTCCGAATCGGACTCGGTCTCGGCGGCGGGGCCATCGCGCTGTCGAGTCAGGACACCGGCAGCGGCGCGACGGCGAGCCGTGACGAAGCCATCACGCAGGCGCTGTTGATGGGTGCGCTCACCGGAATTCCGTTCGCCGTGTTCGGCCTCCTCTTCGGTGAGTGGGCGATTTCGATACTCGGTGCCTCCGAGCGGGTCGCCGAACTCGGCGGGGAGTATCTCGCGCTCGTCTTCGCCACCGCGCCGGCGCGCCACGTGGCGCTCATCGGCGCGCGGTCGTTACAGGGCACCGGCGATACGAGAACGCCGATGTACATCAACGTGTTCGCGAACGCGCTCAACATCTCCGGCACCGCCGTGCTCGGTCTCGGTCTGTTCGGCTTTCCGGAACTGCGCGTCTTCGGCGTCGGTATCGCGACGGCTGCCGCCAACGTCGTCACGGCGGTTCTGCTCCTCCTCGCCATGTGGAGCTCGTGGAGCGAGGCGTCGTTCGCGAGGCCCCGGGACCCGGTCATCGCCCGACAACTCGTCGAGGTGAGCGTCCCGCGCATCGCCGAGGGGTTCGTCGCTACGCTCGCGGAGTTTCCGTTCAACTCGCTGCTGTTGGGCTTCGGCACCGCCGTCAACGCGGGTTTCCAGATCGGTCGCCGGATGTACCAGCAGGTGACCGGCCCGCTCTCGCGCGGTTACAGCGTCGCTGCGAGCGTCGTCGTCGGGCAGGCGCTCGGCGACGGCGACCCCGACCGAGCCAGATTCGAGGGGTGGGCCGTCGCGGCGCTCGGCGTCGCCACCGTCGGCGTTGTCGGCGTGCTGTTACTCTTCGGTGCGGGGTGGTTCGTCCGCCTGTTCTCCGAGGATCCCGAGACGGTCCGGTACGCGACGAACTTCGCTCGGGTGTACGGACTCTCGGGATGCGTCCTCGTCGTGTTCGTCGCGCTCTCGGGGGCGTTACAGGGTGCCAGCGAGACGCGGACGCCGTTTCTCGCCCGCGCGAGCGGGATGCTCGGGTTCTTCCTCGGGTTCTCGTGGGTCGTCGGCGACGTGCTCGGCTACGGCCCGGTCGGTGCGTATCTGGGCATCGGGCTGAGCTACCTGTGGATGGCGCTCGTGGTCGCCTGGAGCTTCCGCCGGAGCGACTGGGCGAGTCGAGCGGCCCGGATGATGGCCGAACGCGGGAGCGCGGCCGAGGGCTGA